A part of Corynebacterium afermentans subsp. lipophilum genomic DNA contains:
- a CDS encoding DUF3239 domain-containing protein, which translates to MSGMKVFKFDVDEEFAKQHNEMVRDTRSLVASGIAIFVISLIVGVAVWFLVDPSSPWHWLGSFGAVLFGILMLVVALLIPRSVGKTQDIYDSNPLAPAIITERAGTTVTLTALVNLNVDPALPPRWAITSRVMQPLPNTADKVGTKVPVAAVGAQRSARDQQHWQTITPMPIAWGTPDEAVVTSARKSIPQDQWSTLERARKKAELVERSKNSLVEL; encoded by the coding sequence ATGAGTGGCATGAAGGTATTCAAGTTCGACGTCGACGAGGAGTTTGCGAAGCAGCACAACGAAATGGTGCGCGACACCCGCAGCCTCGTCGCATCCGGCATCGCGATCTTTGTCATCTCCCTGATCGTCGGCGTTGCCGTCTGGTTCCTTGTGGACCCGTCCTCGCCGTGGCACTGGCTCGGTAGTTTTGGCGCCGTACTGTTCGGCATTTTGATGCTGGTGGTCGCGCTGCTGATTCCGCGCAGCGTGGGCAAGACCCAGGACATCTACGACTCCAACCCCCTCGCCCCCGCCATAATCACGGAGCGCGCCGGAACGACGGTGACGCTGACCGCGCTGGTGAACCTCAACGTGGATCCTGCCCTTCCCCCGCGCTGGGCCATCACCTCCCGAGTGATGCAGCCGCTGCCGAACACCGCCGACAAGGTGGGCACCAAGGTACCGGTCGCCGCCGTAGGCGCACAACGCTCCGCCCGCGACCAACAGCACTGGCAGACCATCACGCCCATGCCGATCGCCTGGGGCACGCCCGACGAGGCCGTGGTCACCTCCGCCCGGAAGTCGATCCCCCAGGACCAGTGGTCCACGCTAGAGCGCGCCCGCAAGAAGGCCGAACTCGTCGAGCGCTCCAAGAACTCCCTCGTGGAGCTCTAG
- a CDS encoding DNA repair helicase XPB: protein MALGDGPLIVQSDKTVLLEVAHPDAPKARAALAPFAELERAPEHIHTYRITPLALWNARAAGFDAEQAVDVLERYSRFPVPQALLVDVAETMARYGRLKLVKHPAHGLILEADDAAILTEVTRSKKIQPLIAKPIDDTTAPVHPSARGQIKQELTKLGWPVEDLAGYVDGESHPIALNHDGWQLRDYQQYAAESFWEGGSGVVVLPCGAGKTIVGAASMAQAQTTTLILVTNTVAGRQWRDELLRRTTLTPEEIGEYSGEKKEIRPVTIATYQVVTRKTKGEYRALELFDSRDWGLIIYDEVHLLPAPVFRMAADLQSRRRLGLTATLVREDGREDDVFSLIGPKRYDAPWKELEMAGYIATAECVEVRTTLTDEERLTYATAETRERYRLAACSAGKLEVVDRLLATHKGQQILIIGAYVEQLEEIAARIDAPLIDGKTTTKKREAAFQAFRDGEISTLVVSKVANFSIDLPEAAVAIQVSGTFGSRQEEAQRLGRLLRPKSDGAEAVFYTVVARDTLDSEYAMHRQRFLAEQGYAYRLVDAADL from the coding sequence ATGGCTCTCGGCGACGGCCCACTGATCGTCCAATCGGACAAGACCGTCCTGCTCGAAGTCGCGCACCCGGACGCGCCAAAGGCTCGCGCCGCGCTCGCCCCGTTCGCGGAGCTCGAGCGCGCGCCCGAGCACATCCACACCTACCGCATCACCCCGCTGGCGCTGTGGAACGCCCGCGCGGCCGGCTTCGATGCCGAGCAGGCCGTGGACGTGCTCGAGCGCTACTCCCGCTTCCCAGTGCCACAGGCGCTGCTCGTCGACGTCGCCGAAACCATGGCCCGTTACGGCCGCCTCAAGCTGGTCAAGCACCCCGCGCACGGGCTGATACTGGAGGCGGACGACGCCGCGATCCTCACCGAGGTCACCCGCTCGAAGAAGATCCAGCCCCTGATCGCCAAGCCTATCGACGACACCACGGCCCCCGTCCACCCCTCCGCCCGCGGCCAAATCAAGCAGGAGCTGACCAAGCTGGGCTGGCCCGTGGAGGACCTGGCCGGCTACGTCGACGGCGAATCCCACCCGATCGCGCTAAACCACGACGGCTGGCAGCTTCGCGACTACCAGCAATACGCCGCCGAATCCTTCTGGGAAGGCGGCTCCGGTGTTGTCGTCCTGCCCTGCGGCGCCGGCAAAACCATCGTCGGCGCGGCGTCGATGGCGCAGGCGCAGACCACCACCTTGATCTTGGTCACCAACACCGTCGCCGGCCGCCAGTGGCGCGACGAGCTGCTGCGCCGCACCACCCTGACACCCGAGGAAATCGGCGAATACTCCGGGGAGAAGAAGGAGATCCGCCCCGTCACCATCGCCACCTACCAGGTGGTCACCCGCAAAACCAAGGGCGAGTACCGCGCGCTCGAGCTCTTCGACTCCCGCGACTGGGGCCTAATCATCTACGACGAAGTCCACCTCCTGCCCGCGCCGGTATTCCGCATGGCAGCAGACCTGCAGTCGCGCCGCCGGCTGGGGCTTACCGCCACGCTCGTGCGCGAGGACGGCCGCGAGGATGACGTGTTCTCACTCATCGGCCCCAAGCGTTACGACGCACCCTGGAAAGAACTCGAGATGGCCGGCTACATCGCCACCGCCGAATGCGTCGAGGTCCGTACCACACTCACCGACGAGGAGCGCCTCACCTACGCCACCGCCGAGACCCGCGAGCGTTACCGTCTGGCGGCTTGTTCGGCGGGCAAGCTGGAGGTCGTCGATAGGCTGCTGGCAACGCATAAGGGCCAGCAGATCTTGATCATCGGCGCGTACGTGGAGCAGCTCGAGGAGATCGCCGCGCGTATCGACGCCCCGCTGATCGACGGCAAAACCACCACCAAGAAACGCGAAGCAGCCTTCCAGGCATTCCGGGACGGCGAAATCTCCACCCTGGTGGTGTCCAAGGTGGCCAACTTCTCCATCGACCTGCCCGAAGCCGCCGTGGCCATCCAGGTCTCCGGCACCTTCGGCTCCCGGCAGGAAGAAGCGCAGCGGCTGGGACGGTTGCTGCGCCCCAAATCCGACGGCGCCGAAGCAGTGTTTTACACCGTCGTCGCCCGCGACACCCTGGACTCCGAGTACGCCATGCACCGCCAACGCTTCCTAGCCGAGCAGGGCTACGCGTACCGGTTGGTCGACGCCGCCGACCTTTAG
- a CDS encoding type II toxin-antitoxin system ParD family antitoxin: protein MAKNTSVVLGERYDTFIAQLIQDGRYASASEVLREGLRLVEERERKFEIVRKAAESGELGGVDPQQLIDELR from the coding sequence ATGGCTAAGAACACTTCAGTTGTACTCGGCGAACGCTACGACACGTTCATCGCCCAGCTCATTCAGGACGGCCGCTACGCCTCCGCCAGTGAAGTCCTGCGCGAAGGCCTGCGGCTGGTGGAGGAGCGCGAGCGCAAATTCGAGATCGTTCGCAAGGCTGCGGAGTCGGGGGAGCTCGGGGGTGTGGACCCGCAGCAGCTTATCGACGAGCTCCGCTAG
- a CDS encoding ABC transporter ATP-binding protein, translating into MTTIEIRNLNKRFGDVQALDGMSFTVHDGEMYGFVGSNGAGKSTTMRIALGVLAADSGEVLLDGRPLDDDTRRRIGYMPEERGLYGKEKILDQLVFLAKLHGVDGKAAKKRGTELLDQLGLGERLGDKLDDLSLGNQQRVQLAASLIHDPDILILDEPFSGLDPVAVDVMSTMLTDRARAGVPVIFSSHQLDLVQRLCDRIGIVTRGRMVAEGTVDELRSGGPVRFRVGTQARGWIPEGMKLIDDSATHVILEAPSAQDDQRILQAAMAAGPVHEFTRVVPDLADLFKEVVQ; encoded by the coding sequence GTGACAACAATCGAAATCCGCAATCTGAACAAGCGCTTCGGCGACGTCCAAGCCCTCGACGGCATGAGTTTCACCGTCCACGACGGCGAGATGTACGGCTTCGTCGGCTCCAACGGCGCCGGCAAGTCCACCACGATGCGCATCGCCCTCGGCGTGCTCGCCGCTGATTCGGGCGAGGTGCTCCTCGACGGGCGCCCGCTTGACGACGACACCCGCCGCCGCATCGGCTACATGCCCGAGGAGCGCGGCCTGTACGGCAAGGAAAAGATCCTGGACCAGCTTGTTTTCCTGGCCAAGCTGCACGGCGTCGACGGCAAAGCCGCAAAGAAGCGCGGCACCGAGCTGCTCGACCAGCTCGGCCTCGGCGAGCGCCTGGGCGACAAGCTCGACGACCTCTCACTGGGCAACCAGCAGCGCGTCCAGCTCGCCGCGTCGCTTATCCACGACCCGGACATCCTTATCCTGGACGAGCCGTTTTCCGGCCTCGACCCCGTCGCCGTGGACGTGATGAGCACGATGCTCACCGACCGCGCCCGGGCAGGAGTGCCCGTCATCTTCTCCTCCCACCAGCTGGATCTGGTGCAGCGCCTGTGCGACCGCATCGGCATCGTCACCCGCGGCCGCATGGTCGCCGAGGGCACCGTCGACGAGCTGCGCTCGGGCGGGCCGGTTCGGTTCCGCGTCGGCACGCAAGCGCGCGGCTGGATCCCGGAGGGCATGAAGCTTATCGACGACTCCGCCACCCACGTCATCCTCGAAGCCCCAAGCGCCCAGGACGACCAACGCATCCTGCAAGCCGCCATGGCCGCCGGCCCAGTCCACGAGTTCACCCGCGTCGTGCCGGATCTGGCCGACCTGTTCAAGGAGGTTGTGCAGTAA
- a CDS encoding ABC transporter permease, translating into MKPYSPMHTITTTAKREVQILLLKKGTIISLVILLLAILGFIGFAAWQKDKDESGEAGPAVAAVGVDPQLLNDAGYDGRAAADRNEAEQLVRDGDVKAALVAEENRWEVVSDGMPSTSILAGLEGLSQQYSRAETLDNLGISAADYEAASPQIEVVPVDINDSGDTEQQLLRLLTTFIALMVVIFTVITFAAQVGSRVTEEKSSRVVELVLASVRPLDFLAGKLLGTLALGFVATAVLLVVGVVGLKVSGLVDDIEFDWAVVPILLIAWTLAMLFFGALYAAAGAMVQRTEDLQSTQMPILLLIMASAYIPGFGWMSTDATWMQVMSWIPPFSIFAAPLSYAAGDFTAAQLAGSFVLAALATALAVWAAARIYKRTILNNGSATKWSQLLRRG; encoded by the coding sequence ATGAAGCCGTACTCCCCCATGCACACGATCACTACTACCGCCAAGCGGGAAGTCCAGATTTTGCTGCTGAAGAAGGGCACCATCATCTCGCTGGTGATCCTCCTGTTGGCCATACTGGGTTTCATCGGCTTCGCCGCCTGGCAAAAAGACAAGGACGAGTCCGGCGAGGCCGGCCCGGCGGTCGCCGCGGTGGGCGTGGACCCGCAGCTGCTCAACGACGCCGGCTACGACGGGCGCGCCGCCGCCGACCGTAACGAAGCTGAGCAACTCGTCCGCGACGGCGACGTCAAGGCCGCGCTGGTGGCCGAGGAAAACCGTTGGGAGGTCGTCAGCGACGGAATGCCATCGACGAGCATCCTCGCCGGCCTCGAGGGACTATCGCAGCAGTACTCGCGCGCAGAGACCCTGGACAACCTGGGCATCTCCGCCGCAGATTACGAAGCCGCCTCCCCGCAGATCGAAGTCGTACCGGTAGACATCAACGACAGCGGAGACACCGAGCAGCAGCTCCTGCGACTGCTCACCACGTTTATCGCGCTGATGGTGGTGATCTTCACCGTGATCACCTTCGCCGCGCAGGTGGGCAGCCGCGTCACAGAGGAGAAGTCCTCCCGCGTGGTGGAGCTCGTGCTCGCGTCGGTGCGCCCCCTGGACTTTTTGGCCGGCAAGCTGCTGGGCACCCTCGCGCTGGGCTTCGTCGCCACCGCCGTGCTCCTGGTTGTCGGCGTTGTTGGGCTGAAGGTCTCCGGACTCGTGGACGACATCGAGTTCGACTGGGCCGTCGTCCCCATCCTGCTGATCGCGTGGACACTGGCGATGCTGTTCTTCGGTGCCCTCTATGCCGCGGCGGGTGCGATGGTGCAGCGCACCGAGGACCTGCAGTCCACCCAGATGCCGATCCTGCTGCTGATCATGGCGTCCGCGTACATCCCCGGCTTCGGCTGGATGAGCACCGATGCCACCTGGATGCAGGTGATGAGCTGGATCCCGCCGTTTTCCATTTTCGCCGCGCCGCTGTCGTATGCGGCCGGGGACTTCACCGCGGCGCAGCTGGCCGGCTCCTTCGTCCTCGCAGCACTCGCGACGGCGCTGGCGGTGTGGGCCGCCGCCCGCATCTACAAGCGGACGATTCTCAACAACGGCAGCGCGACCAAATGGTCGCAGCTGCTGCGCAGGGGCTAG